A window from Nycticebus coucang isolate mNycCou1 chromosome X, mNycCou1.pri, whole genome shotgun sequence encodes these proteins:
- the TCEAL2 gene encoding transcription elongation factor A protein-like 2 isoform X1, which produces MEKLYNENEGVPSHHQMMENEEQPQHEGKLESLENKNLENEGKTENKGQTEDEEIENKEKSENEGKAKEGKPESEGKSESQGKPEAENPESVGKQEQERKPQSEGEAENPESVGKQEQERKPQSEGEPDSEEEPESATGAARKRPAEDDIPRKAKRKTNKGLAQYLKQYKEAIHDMNFSNEDMIREFDNMARVEEKRRKSKQKLGAFLWMQRNLQDPFYPRGPREFRGGCRAPRRDTEDIPYV; this is translated from the coding sequence ATGGAAAAACTCTACAATGAAAATGAAGGAGTGCCTTCACACCACCAAATGATGGAAAATGAGGAACAGCCACAGCATGAAGGAAAGCTAGAAAGTCTGGAAAATaagaatttagaaaatgaaggaaagacagaaaacaaaggacagacagaagatgaagaaatagagaataaagaaaaatcagagaatgagggaaaggcaaaagaaggaaagccAGAGAGTGAGGGGAAGTCAGAAAGTCAGGGAAAGCCAGAGGCAGAAAATCCAGAGAGTGTTGGAAAGCAGGAGCAGGAGAGAAAACCACAGAGTGAGGGAGAGGCAGAAAATCCAGAGAGTGTTGGAAAGCAGGAGCAGGAGAGAAAACCACAGAGTGAGGGAGAGCCAGATAGTGAGGAAGAGCCAGAGAGTGCAACAGGGGCTGCAAGAAAGCGTCCAGCTGAGGATGACATACCCaggaaagccaaaagaaaaaccaacaaggGGCTGGCTCAGTACCTTAAGCAATATAAAGAGGCCATCCATGATATGAATTTCAGCAATGAGGACATGATAAGAGAATTTGACAATATGGCTAGGgtggaggagaaaaggagaaaaagcaaacagaagtTAGGGGCATTTTTATGGATGCAAAGAAATTTACAAGACCCCTTCTATCCCAGGGGCCCAAGGGAATTCAGGGGTGGCTGTAGGGCCCCAAGAAGAGATACTGAAGACATTCCTTATGTGTAG
- the TCEAL2 gene encoding transcription elongation factor A protein-like 2 isoform X2 has translation MEKLYNENEGVPSHHQMMENEEQPQHEGKLESLENKNLENEGKTENKGQTEDEEIENKEKSENEGKAKEGKPESEGKSESQGKPEAENPESVGKQEQERKPQSEGEPDSEEEPESATGAARKRPAEDDIPRKAKRKTNKGLAQYLKQYKEAIHDMNFSNEDMIREFDNMARVEEKRRKSKQKLGAFLWMQRNLQDPFYPRGPREFRGGCRAPRRDTEDIPYV, from the exons ATGGAAAAACTCTACAATGAAAATGAAGGAGTGCCTTCACACCACCAAATGATGGAAAATGAGGAACAGCCACAGCATGAAGGAAAGCTAGAAAGTCTGGAAAATaagaatttagaaaatgaaggaaagacagaaaacaaaggacagacagaagatgaagaaatagagaataaagaaaaatcagagaatgagggaaaggcaaaagaaggaaagccAGAGAGTGAGGGGAAGTCAGAAAGTCAGGGAAAGCCAGAG GCAGAAAATCCAGAGAGTGTTGGAAAGCAGGAGCAGGAGAGAAAACCACAGAGTGAGGGAGAGCCAGATAGTGAGGAAGAGCCAGAGAGTGCAACAGGGGCTGCAAGAAAGCGTCCAGCTGAGGATGACATACCCaggaaagccaaaagaaaaaccaacaaggGGCTGGCTCAGTACCTTAAGCAATATAAAGAGGCCATCCATGATATGAATTTCAGCAATGAGGACATGATAAGAGAATTTGACAATATGGCTAGGgtggaggagaaaaggagaaaaagcaaacagaagtTAGGGGCATTTTTATGGATGCAAAGAAATTTACAAGACCCCTTCTATCCCAGGGGCCCAAGGGAATTCAGGGGTGGCTGTAGGGCCCCAAGAAGAGATACTGAAGACATTCCTTATGTGTAG